The following proteins are encoded in a genomic region of Magnolia sinica isolate HGM2019 chromosome 1, MsV1, whole genome shotgun sequence:
- the LOC131236586 gene encoding F-box protein At5g03100-like, protein MLQQQHIITVQNPDHISNLPDSVQNPDHISNLPDSILHCILSFLHATDAVKTVLLSKRWAHLFTSTPNLHFQKSRLCKRNDNDFVSFVNQALILYESPTIQEFHLVFYYKGKFYNPIIDDWIRFALWKKARVLHLDLSGDSFSNWGYWKFVGIDPYSLPLDSFNNDSLTELRLNSVNINPPMIVSWKNMKRLSLEQTSMADYEMERILNGCPVLEELFLYKCNGISRLDFRGRNVRKLTVNDYDSEFGLEIWGPNVMSLNISGDIGTARHRFKSLPSLVNATLNLQMSFYAGWDDYEESEYHDIFRALLDALRHARVLKVCTWCVQVLSIWELIRFPAPIFSCNYLILETGLRKWDLPGIVGLLRSSPYLETLIIKIIPTFYLNWDETFEYFMAKYYFHGVEYLASQESNLPCLEHCLKTIKIFGFIGGGDKYKKQKAWSVNRILRRSMRQGMLVKFLLKNAMVLDKMTIYASNEREFKMIKKWSGVFSEVSKDILAFPRASSHAEVSFSYA, encoded by the exons ATGCTTCAACAACAACACATCATCACCGTTCAAAACCCTGACCACATCAGCAATCTACCAGATTCCGTTCAAAACCCTGACCACATCAGCAATCTACCAGATTCCATCCTTCACTGCATCCTCTCCTTCTTGCATGCCACCGATGCAGTGAAGACGGTCCTTCTATCAAAAAGGTGGGCCCATTTGTTTACTTCCACCCCAAATCTACACTTCCAAAAATCCCGTCTCTGCAAACGAAACGACAACGATTTCGTATCCTTCGTCAACCAAGCTTTGATTCTCTACGAAAGCCCTACCATTCAGGAATTCCATCTCGTCTTCTATTATAAAGGTAAGTTTTATAACCCCATCATTGATGACTGGATCCGCTTCGCATTGTGGAAAAAGGCCCGAGTACTCCATCTCGACCTCTCCGGTGATAGTTTTTCAAATTGGGGCTATTGGAAGTTTGTTGGGATTGATCCATACTCATTGCCCCTTGATTCGTTCAATAACGATTCGTTGACAGAGCTGAGGCTCAATTCCGTCAACATCAATCCGCCCATGATTGTTTCTTGGAAAAACATGAAGAGGTTGTCTTTGGAACAGACCAGTATGGCGGATTATGAGATGGAACGGATTTTGAATGGGTGCCCGGTGCTCGAAGAATTGTTTCTTTACAAATGCAATGGTATTAGTCGACTCGATTTCAGGGGTCGGAATGTTAGGAAGTTGACTGTGAATGATTATGATTCGGAGTTTGGGTTGGAAATTTGGGGTCCCAATGTCATGTCCTTGAATATTTCTGGCGATATAGGCACTGCGAGACATCGTTTTAAGAGCCTTCCATCTTTGGTTAATGCAACTCTCAATTTGCAAATGTCATTTTACGCCGGTTGGGATGATTATGAAGAGAGCGAGTATCATGATATTTTTCGGGCACTTCTTGACGCTCTTCGGCATGCTAGAGTTCTTAAAGTCTGCACTTGGTGTGTCCAG GTGTTGTCAATATGGGAGTTGATAAGGTTTCCTGCTCCCATCTTTAGCTGCAATTATCTGATACTAGAGACAGGATTGAGAAAATGGGATCTTCCTGGGATTGTAGGTTTGTTGAGGAGTTCCCCTTATCTTGAGACTCTCATTATAAAGATAATTCCCACTTTCTATCTCAAT TGGGATGaaacttttgaatattttatGGCGAAATATTATTTTCATGGAGTAGAGTACTTGGCATCACAAGAGTCCAATCTTCCTTGTCTTGAACATTGCCTCAAGACAATCAAGATATTTGGCTTCATCGGCGGGGGAGATAAATACAAGAAGCAGAAAGCTTGGTCAGTGAATCGTATTCTTAGAAGGTCAATGAGACAAGGCATGCTAGTGAAATTTTTGTTGAAGAATGCTATGGTTTTAGACAAAATGACCATCTATGCCAGCAATGAACGCGAGTTTAAGATGATTAAGAAATGGTCTGGAGTATTTTCAGAGGTTTCGAAGGATATCCTAGCTTTCCCAAGAGCGTCTTCTCATGCGGAAGTATCATTTTCATATGCATAG